CGGCGCCCGCCGATCGGTGGGCCTGCGCGGGGCGACCGACCACCCGGGCCTGCTGGCCACGCTCACGGTCGACCCCGCGCGGTCCCCGTCGGGGATCGCAGGGCACGGGCCAGGCGGCGCACGGCCTCGTCCATGAGGTCGGCGGGGGCGGCGGCGTAGGTGAGGCGCAGGTGCGCGGCCGGGGGTTCGGCGGCGTACCAGGGGCGGCCGGGGAAGACGACGACCCCTTCGGCGGCGGCGGCAGCCGCCAGCGCGACGTCGTCGACGCCGTCGGGCAGGCGGACCCAGAGGTGCATACCCCCGCGCGGGACCGGCTGCCCGGCGAGGTCCGGCAGGTGCCGGCGGAGCGCGGCCAGCAGCGCCTCGCGCCGGGCGCGCAGCGCGGTGCGCAGGGTGCGGCAGTGCCGCGCCCAGGCCGGGGCGGTGACGAACTCGACGGTGGCCTGTTGCAGGGGACCGGCGACGAAGAAGTCGTCGAGCAGCCGGCCCGCCCGCAGCCGGGCCCCGGCCGGGCCGCGGGCGCCGATCGCGGCCACCCGCAGCCCGGGCGCGGTCGACTTGGTCAGCGAACGCAGGTAGACGACGTGCCCGTCGGGGTCGTCCGCGGCCAGCGGTGGCGGGGCCTGACCGTCGAGGGTGAGGTCGCGGGCGTAGTCGTCCTCGATCAGGAACGCCCCGGCCTCGCGTACGGCGTCGGCGACGCGCGCCCGGCGATGCTCGGCCAGCGTCGCGCCGTGCGGGTTGGCGTGCAGCGGTTGGCAGTAGAACAGTCGGGCGCCGGTGTGGGCGAACGCGGCGGCGAGGTGGTCGGGGCGCACGCCGTCGACGTCGGCGGGCACCGGCACCACCCGCAGTCCGGCGGCCCGGGCGGTGGCCAGCGCCCCCAGGTAGGTGGGCGACTCGACGAGCAGCGTGTCGCCGGGCGTGGTGAGCGCCCGCAGCGCCGTCGACAGCGCGGCCTGACCGCCGGGGCAGATCACCATGTCGTCGGCGCGCAGCCCGGCCCCGGCCTCGCGGGCGAACCAGGCGCGGAGGTCCTCGCGCCCCTCGGTCGGACCGCGCTGCCAGGACGCGGGCTGCCGGGCGGCGCGGGCGAGTGCGGCGCCGAGCGCGGCGGCCGGCTGCAGATCCGCGTCCAGGTAGCCGCCCGACAGGGGGATCGCTCCGGCGGGCGGCAACGCCAGCAGGGCCTGCATCTCCTCCTCGCCCGGCCGGCGCGGGCCGAGCGCCACGGTCTGCCAGGACAGGTCGGGGACGTGCCGCTCCTGCGGCGGGGCGGCCACGAAGGTGCCCCTGCCGGGCCGCGTCTCGATCAGCCCCTGGGCGACCAGCTGCCGGATGGCGTCGGCGACGGTGACCGGCGACGCCTGGTGCCGGGCGGTCAGCTCGCGCACCGAGGGCAGTCGCGTGCCGGGATCCGCGCCCGCCGCCAGCCGACGGAGATCTTGGATAACGCGGACCGCTGCGTTACCGTCATTCATGAGTGGACAGAGTAGCGCTACTGCGGCGCGGACGGTAACGGCGGATCGGACGGCCGGGCTCGCCCTCGGCGCGCTGGGCGTGCTCGCCTTCAGCATGTCGCTGCCCGCCACCCGCGTCGCCGTGCAGGAACTCGACCCGTGGTTCGTCGCCTTCGGCCGGGCCGTCGGCGCGGCGGCGCTGGCGTGGGCGTACCTGCGTCTCACCGGCGCGCCGCCACCCAGCCGCGGCCAGTGGCGGCGGCTGTCGGTCGTGGCTCTCGGCGTCGTCGTCGGCTTCCCGCTGTTCACCTCGCTGGCGTTGACCACCGAGACGTCGGCGCACGGCGCGGTCGTCATCACCGTGCTGCCCGCCATGACCGCCGTGTTCGCGGTGCTGCGGGCCGGCGAGCGTCCGCCACCGCTGTTCTGGGCCGCCGGCCTCGGCGGGCTGATCGCGGTGCTCGCCTTCCTCGCCGTCGGCGGCGCGGTGTCCGGGGCGGTCTCCCCCGCCGACCTGTTCCTGCTGGTGGCGGTCGTGCTCTGCGGCCTGGGCTATGCCGAGGGCGGCGCGCTCGCCCGCGAGCTGGGTGGCGCGCGGACGATCTGCTGGGCGTTGCTGCTCTCGCTGCCCGTCACCGCGCCGGTCACGGTCGTGGCCGCCGTGGCCGATCCCCCGCACGCCGGCCCCGTCGCCTGGTCGGCGTTCGGCTACCTCTGCGTGGTCTCCATGTTCCTGGGCTTCTTCGCCTGGTACGCGGGACTGGCCCGGGGCGGCATCGCCCAGGTCGGTCAGCTCCAGCTCGCCCAGCCGGTGTGCACCCTGGCCTGGTCGGCGCTGCTGCTGGGCGAGCGGGTCACCCCGGCCTCGATCGCGGCGGCCCTGGTGGTGCTGGTCTGCGTCGTGCTGACCCAGCGCACCCGCGCCGCCGCGCCGGCGCCGCACCGGTCCGTCGCGTCGACGAGGCCCCCGTCGGTGACTCCTGACCGCGCCACCGCCGTCCGGCCGGTCGCGCCGGCCGATGCCATTACCGGGCACGGCCGCGCCTCAGCCGGAGGCGTCCGCGCCCGCCCCGCGCACCGTCCGGCCGACCCGGTGCGCCTCGGCCAGGATGTGCCGTCCCCAGCGTCGCCACAGCGGCGTCATCCGGGAGGTGTCCAGCACGACGTCGACGGCGTTGTCGGGTAGGACGGTGCGGATGCCGAGGCTGTGGCGGATCTGGTGCCGCGAGCCGTGCGGCAGGCGCCGTAGCAGCTGCTCGTCGAAGTCGAGCAGCACCGCGGGCGGGAAGTCGGCCGGCAGCGCCGGGCCGCAGCCGAAGACGGCGATCCGGGCCCCCGGCGGCACGTCGTCGCGCAGCCGGGTCAGCTCCGCCGTCACGTCCCTGGTCCGGACCCTGCCGATCGCGCGCTGGATGGCCGGCAGTTCCTGCCGCACGTGCCAGGCGCGGGTGTCGCCCACCTGCGGCAGGTGCCGGGAGAACCACGCCCACAGCAGTTCGGTCACCGGTTCGGGGTGCTTGTGCAGGATGGTCAGCACGTTACTGCGATTGTCGCCGGCGTCCGGCGTCACCGAGCGCGGGTGCGGTGTGTCCACCGCCCACGCCTCCCGGCGCACCTCGAACGCGAGACCGCGCCGGTGCAGCCGGATCCCCAGTTCCATGTCCTCGCCGCCCCAGGTCCGGAAATCCTCGTCGAAGCCGCCGACGGCCCGGAAGTCCTTGGTCGGCACGGAGCAGTTGAGCGACCAGAACAACTGCCACGGCAGGGGTACGCGCGAGAGGTCGAACCGGCTGGCGGCGAAGGTCGGATGGCGGGAGTCCTGGAAGGCGGGGGCGGTGCCGAAACGCCGGACGACCTCCTCCGGACCGTGGGAGCGCAACGCGGCGTCCAGGCCGGGAGTCGGATCGTCGGGCCGGTAGCCGTAGGTGTACCCGATCACCGCCCGCGACGGGCCGGGACTCCGGTGCGCGGCCAGGTGGGCGGTGAGGAAGTCCGGGCCGGGCAGCACACCGGTGTCGACGAACACCAGCACGCCCGCGCCGGCCAGCCGGGCGCCGGTGTTGCGGGCCGCGGCGGCCCGGAAGCCCAGGTCCTCCTGGTACGCGTACCGGACGCGCAGCCGGTCGGCGAAGGCGTGCACGCGGTCCCGGGTGTCGTCGGTCGAGCCGTCGTCCACCACGACGACCTCGAAGCACGCGGCCGGCAGCCGCTGCCCGGCCAACGCGGTCAACGTGCCGCGCAGCAGTTCGGCCCGGTTGTACGTGGGAACGACGACGGAGATCAGTGACGGGACATCCTGCGTGGACAATTCGGAACTCCGGAGGTGAGGAATCACCACCGTAAATGTCCGACGGTCGATGTGCCCGGCCGTCGACCGCGATTAGGGGTCGGCACTGGGGTCCCGGCGGTTCCCCCACTCCGGGGGCACGCCGTCCATGCCTACGGACAGCCCGAGGTTGCCGGCACTCCGGCGGGTTTGCCGCCGCACCTCGCGGGAAATCGGCTGGCCCGTCGGCGAGAGGGAGGGCCCGAAGGTGAACGACAACGAGTTCCTCGCCCTGGTGGCGACGCGTTCCGGCCTGTCGCCCGAGCAGGCCACCGCCGTCACCCGGGCCACCCTGACCACCCTGGCCGAACGCATCGACGGTGGAGAGGCCCGCGACCTGGCCGGTCAGCTGCCCGAAGGACTGCGGGCGCACGCCTTCGGCGGCAGCGAGGCCGCCGAACGGTTCGGGCTGGACGTGTTCGTCAGCCGGGTCAGCGGCCGCGCGGACGTCGACGGCGACCGGGTCAGGGACGGCGTGACCGCGGTCTTCGACGTCCTGCGCGAGGCCGTCGAACCCGCCGCGTACGAGCAGGCCGTCGCCCAGCTGCCCGCCGAGTACGCCGACGTCGTGGACCAGTCCGCGCCGTTCGTCCGACGCCGGTCCTGAGCCGGGACGGCCGGGCCGGCCCGCCGGCCGCAGCGGCCGGCCCGGCAGGGCGAGCCGGCGACGCCGGTCAGCGCGGAGTGAGCAGGTAGTCGTCGACCTCGGAGTTCCAGGCCAGGTCGACCACCCCGTCGGTGGCGGCGGCCTTGCAGAACTGCAGGAAGCTGCGGTACCCGAGCTTCTGCTCGCTGAAGTCCGGCCGGGCCCGGCGGAGCTGGTTCTTCAGGCCGGAGAGCGCGACCGGGCCACCGGCCGCGGCCAGCTCCCCGACCACGGTACGCAGCAGCCCGAAGGCCACCTCCCGGTCACCGTGCTCGGGCAGGCTCACCTCGGGATCACCCTTGGCCGGGCCCTCGGCCAGCTCGACGACGTTGTGCGCGGCGAGATGGCGCAGCAGCTCGCCGAAGGTGCGGAACCCGTAGTCGGACTCGCTGAAGGTGGGGTCCTTGCGCAGCAGGGTGAGCTTGAGCCGGGAGGCGGTCACCGCGCCCCCGGCGCCGCCCTGCAGACCGGCCACCGTCTGCGCGACGACCACGGCGAGGGCGTCCACGTCGCGTACCGGCTCCTCGGCGGCGACCACCTGCTCCAGGTCCTGGTCCGCCGGGGCGGCGGCCTCGGCCGCACGGGTGGGACGACCCCGGCGGGCCCGCGCGGGCGGGATGTCGACCCCCTCCAGCCGGTCGTAGTACAGGAACTCGTCGCACGCGGGCGGCAGCAGCGCCGAGGTGGACTTCTCCACGCCGACGCCGATCACCCGCTTGTTGAGCTCGCGCAGCTTGTGCACCAGCGGGGTGAAGTCGCTGTCGCCGGTGCAGATGACGAAGGTGGAGATGTAGCCACGTTCGAAGGCCAGCTCCACCGCGTCGACCGCCATCTTGATGTCGGCGGCGTTCTTGCGGGAGGCGCCCATCCGCTGCGGGATCTCGATCAGCTCGACGTGGGAGCGGGTGAGCATCCGGCGGTCCTCGTCGAAGTACGACCAGTCGGCGTACGCGCGCCGCACCACCACCCGCCCGCGCTCGGCGAGGGCGTCGGCGATCGGGCGGAAGTCGAAGGGCCTGCCGCCGTGGTGGTCGCGCGCCCCCAGCGCCAGGTTCTCGTAGTCGAGGAAGAGGGCAATCCGGTCTTCTTGATCCACCAGGTCAGCGTACGCCCGACCGGCCCGCCGCCGAGCCGGCGCGCTGAGCATGGGACCTGCACGGGGTGCAAATTGCCGATGTTGCGGAATGTGATTTCAAGATTACCCTGACTAGTTGTTCAGCTAATGGAAATAGACGCGCGTGAAGCGGCGCTGGCAGGCTGACCGAGGACGCAGGGCGGGTCCCGGCGCGCCTTCGGGTGCGCGGACCCCGACGATACGGGGGGTGGGCGTGACGGCGAAGCTTCTCGTCGTGGATCCGGTGGCGACCACTCGCGAGGGTGTCGCCCTCATCCTGGAGAGCTGCGGCTTCCAGGTCGACCGGTCGGACAGCGCCGACGCGTACCCCACTCACCGGCACACGGACGCCGTGGTGATGAACGTCCACACGGAGGACGACTTCACCGGTGTGCGCGCGTTGCGCGACCGCCACGACAGCGTCATCGTGGCCCTGCTGCGCTCCTCGGAGGCGCGTGACTACCAGGCGGCGCTGACCTCCGGCGCCCGCGCCGCCTGCGCCTGGGACACCTCGCCGCAGGACCTGGCGATGGTGGTCACCGCCGCGGTGGCCGGCCGGACCGTGCTGCCCACCGGGATCGTGGAACGGCTGGTCGGCCTGATGCAGGAGGCCCCACCCGAACCCACCGTGTCGGCGGAGGACCTGCGGTGGCTGCAACTGCTCGCCCGCGGCGGATCCGTGACCGAGCTGTCCACCATCGCCGGCTACTCGCCACGGGAGGTGTTCCGCCGGCTGCGCCAGCTCTACCAGCGCATGGGTGTCAGCAACCGGCAACAGGCGATCGCCCTGGCCGGCACCTGGGGCCTGGTGGACCTCACCGCCACCGGTGAGCGACGGAGGCTGTCCCGGGTCTGACGATCGCCCGTTCGACCGGGGTCGCGATCGTCCCGGCTCGACGAGAATCAATTGCCTGCGAACGACGGGGGTTTCAGGTGATCGACGTACGGCGCCTTCGCTTGTTACGGGAACTGTCCCGGCTCGGCACCGCCTCGGCGGTCGCCGAGCTGTACTTCCTGTCGCCGTCGGCGGTGTCCCAACAGCTGGCCACGTTGGAGCGGGAGGTGGGGGTCACCCTCCTGCGCCGCATCGGACGCCGGCTGACCCTCACCGCCGCGGGAGAGCTGCTCGTGAAACACGCGGACCGGATCCTGATCGACCTGGAACGGGCCGAGGCGGACCTCGCCGCCCACCAGGCCGAGCTGCGCGGCCGGGTGCGCATCGCCGCGTTCCCCACCGCCTCCCGGCTGTTCATGGTGCCCGCCCTGACCGCCGCCGGACGGGAGCATCCGGAGCTGACGATCGCGTTCGAGGAGATGGAGACGCACGAGGCGGTGGAGGCGCTGCGCCGCGAGGACCTCGACGCCGCCATCATTTACGAGTACGAGGTCCTCGGCCCGCTCTCCGCTCCGGACCTGGAGATCGTCACGTTGTTCAGCGAGCCGCTGGTGCTGCTCGTCGGCCAGGACGAGACGCAACGGCCGACGCGGCTGGCCGAACTCGCGGACCGACGGTGGATCGCGCCGCGCGCCGACACCCTGTGCCACGCGGCGTTCGTCGCCGTGTGCGAGGCTGCCGGCTTCACCCCGCGCATCGACGCGCTGACCAACGACTACCTGCTCACCCACAACCTGGTGGTCGGCGGTCTCGGGGTCGCGCTCGTCCCCACCAGCGGCCTGGTGGGGATGCCGGTGACCCTGCGCTCGGTGGCGTTGGAGGACCCGGGGCTGATGCGCAGGGTCTGCTTCGCCTCGCGCATCGGCGGGCAGCGGCGTCCCGCGATCATCCGGATGTTCGACACCTTCCTGCGGCTGACCGAGGACTACCAGGACCTGTGAGGCTCCGGCTCACCCCCGGGTGTCCTTGACGGTACGCAGCGGGAAGAAGACCTCGGCCCGGCGTACCCCGCGCAGCGCGCGGATGTCCTCGCTGACCACGCGCAACAGCTCACGCTCGTCCTGGAAGCTGACCCAGGCCAGCACGTCGTACACACCCGTGCAGGGCACCACACCGTCGAGCCCGACCAGAGCGCCGGCGGCCTCCAGCACCGGGTCCGTGCTGCCCTCGACGGACAGTCCGATGACCGCCTGCCGAGCCCCCTCGACGACGTCCCGGTTGACCCGCACCGCGACGCGGGCGACACCCGTGTCGAGCAGGTGCTGCACCCGCCGCCGGGCGGTGTAGGGCGACACCCCGGCGTCGGCGGCGAGTTGCAGGTAGGAGCGGCGTCCGTCGGCGCGCAGGCCGGCGAGCAGCGCGCTGTCCACGTCGTCGAGCAACCGGTCACCGCCCATCGGCGACCCTCCCTCCGCTGGTCGTGGCCGGTGGCGTGGCCGCTGCCAGGGCCACCGGGG
This genomic interval from Micromonospora coxensis contains the following:
- a CDS encoding Lrp/AsnC family transcriptional regulator — encoded protein: MGGDRLLDDVDSALLAGLRADGRRSYLQLAADAGVSPYTARRRVQHLLDTGVARVAVRVNRDVVEGARQAVIGLSVEGSTDPVLEAAGALVGLDGVVPCTGVYDVLAWVSFQDERELLRVVSEDIRALRGVRRAEVFFPLRTVKDTRG
- a CDS encoding DMT family transporter, with the translated sequence MSGQSSATAARTVTADRTAGLALGALGVLAFSMSLPATRVAVQELDPWFVAFGRAVGAAALAWAYLRLTGAPPPSRGQWRRLSVVALGVVVGFPLFTSLALTTETSAHGAVVITVLPAMTAVFAVLRAGERPPPLFWAAGLGGLIAVLAFLAVGGAVSGAVSPADLFLLVAVVLCGLGYAEGGALARELGGARTICWALLLSLPVTAPVTVVAAVADPPHAGPVAWSAFGYLCVVSMFLGFFAWYAGLARGGIAQVGQLQLAQPVCTLAWSALLLGERVTPASIAAALVVLVCVVLTQRTRAAAPAPHRSVASTRPPSVTPDRATAVRPVAPADAITGHGRASAGGVRARPAHRPADPVRLGQDVPSPASPQRRHPGGVQHDVDGVVG
- a CDS encoding LysR substrate-binding domain-containing protein, producing MLRELSRLGTASAVAELYFLSPSAVSQQLATLEREVGVTLLRRIGRRLTLTAAGELLVKHADRILIDLERAEADLAAHQAELRGRVRIAAFPTASRLFMVPALTAAGREHPELTIAFEEMETHEAVEALRREDLDAAIIYEYEVLGPLSAPDLEIVTLFSEPLVLLVGQDETQRPTRLAELADRRWIAPRADTLCHAAFVAVCEAAGFTPRIDALTNDYLLTHNLVVGGLGVALVPTSGLVGMPVTLRSVALEDPGLMRRVCFASRIGGQRRPAIIRMFDTFLRLTEDYQDL
- a CDS encoding PIN domain-containing protein, with translation MDQEDRIALFLDYENLALGARDHHGGRPFDFRPIADALAERGRVVVRRAYADWSYFDEDRRMLTRSHVELIEIPQRMGASRKNAADIKMAVDAVELAFERGYISTFVICTGDSDFTPLVHKLRELNKRVIGVGVEKSTSALLPPACDEFLYYDRLEGVDIPPARARRGRPTRAAEAAAPADQDLEQVVAAEEPVRDVDALAVVVAQTVAGLQGGAGGAVTASRLKLTLLRKDPTFSESDYGFRTFGELLRHLAAHNVVELAEGPAKGDPEVSLPEHGDREVAFGLLRTVVGELAAAGGPVALSGLKNQLRRARPDFSEQKLGYRSFLQFCKAAATDGVVDLAWNSEVDDYLLTPR
- a CDS encoding DUF2267 domain-containing protein, with amino-acid sequence MNDNEFLALVATRSGLSPEQATAVTRATLTTLAERIDGGEARDLAGQLPEGLRAHAFGGSEAAERFGLDVFVSRVSGRADVDGDRVRDGVTAVFDVLREAVEPAAYEQAVAQLPAEYADVVDQSAPFVRRRS
- a CDS encoding aminotransferase-like domain-containing protein, whose protein sequence is MNDGNAAVRVIQDLRRLAAGADPGTRLPSVRELTARHQASPVTVADAIRQLVAQGLIETRPGRGTFVAAPPQERHVPDLSWQTVALGPRRPGEEEMQALLALPPAGAIPLSGGYLDADLQPAAALGAALARAARQPASWQRGPTEGREDLRAWFAREAGAGLRADDMVICPGGQAALSTALRALTTPGDTLLVESPTYLGALATARAAGLRVVPVPADVDGVRPDHLAAAFAHTGARLFYCQPLHANPHGATLAEHRRARVADAVREAGAFLIEDDYARDLTLDGQAPPPLAADDPDGHVVYLRSLTKSTAPGLRVAAIGARGPAGARLRAGRLLDDFFVAGPLQQATVEFVTAPAWARHCRTLRTALRARREALLAALRRHLPDLAGQPVPRGGMHLWVRLPDGVDDVALAAAAAAEGVVVFPGRPWYAAEPPAAHLRLTYAAAPADLMDEAVRRLARALRSPTGTARGRP
- a CDS encoding helix-turn-helix domain-containing protein; this encodes MTAKLLVVDPVATTREGVALILESCGFQVDRSDSADAYPTHRHTDAVVMNVHTEDDFTGVRALRDRHDSVIVALLRSSEARDYQAALTSGARAACAWDTSPQDLAMVVTAAVAGRTVLPTGIVERLVGLMQEAPPEPTVSAEDLRWLQLLARGGSVTELSTIAGYSPREVFRRLRQLYQRMGVSNRQQAIALAGTWGLVDLTATGERRRLSRV